The following are encoded together in the Pseudodesulfovibrio indicus genome:
- a CDS encoding universal stress protein: protein MTPDDGRLRILISIGGGPEAYTGLRYAVRLSKQTCAHIALLYVRPLDSGLNSGGLEVRVARENILDWGLELPGLRQLKRGRDILVELGEIAPGTSQEWKHRELSGDPAGEYVREYVNPCGGTISLRLRTASDVTTAVTDEAERFNADIVIVGASPEPMTGLKKFFSRKPLALKIAAHAKCSVIVARHLDPGRGHIVCVQDTDQSRDMLPEAVRHAQACQCPVTILSVAPTREGLPSAHNAADHAAAFFREHGINPVETIVETGDIVETIITIGYDYSLIVASESLKPWFAKGFSVSHEVAEKARNSVMIVK, encoded by the coding sequence ATGACTCCGGACGACGGCAGACTGCGCATCCTCATCTCCATCGGCGGCGGCCCCGAGGCCTACACCGGGCTGCGCTACGCCGTGCGTCTCAGCAAGCAGACCTGCGCCCACATCGCCCTGCTCTACGTCCGGCCCCTGGACAGCGGCCTCAACTCCGGCGGCCTGGAAGTCCGCGTGGCCCGCGAAAACATCCTGGACTGGGGGCTGGAACTGCCCGGGCTGCGCCAGCTCAAACGCGGCCGCGACATCCTGGTGGAGCTGGGCGAGATCGCACCCGGCACCAGCCAGGAATGGAAACACCGCGAACTGTCCGGCGACCCTGCCGGGGAATACGTCCGCGAATACGTCAACCCTTGCGGCGGGACCATCTCCCTGCGGCTGCGCACCGCCTCGGACGTGACCACCGCCGTGACCGACGAGGCCGAACGGTTCAACGCCGACATCGTCATCGTGGGCGCATCGCCCGAACCCATGACCGGGCTGAAGAAATTCTTCTCCCGCAAACCCCTGGCACTCAAGATCGCGGCCCACGCCAAATGCTCGGTCATCGTCGCCCGGCACCTCGACCCCGGTCGCGGACACATCGTCTGCGTCCAGGATACCGACCAGTCCCGGGACATGCTGCCCGAAGCCGTGCGCCATGCCCAGGCCTGCCAATGCCCGGTCACCATCCTTTCCGTGGCCCCCACCCGCGAAGGACTGCCCTCGGCGCACAACGCCGCGGACCACGCCGCCGCCTTCTTCCGCGAACACGGCATCAACCCCGTGGAAACCATCGTCGAAACCGGCGACATCGTCGAAACCATCATCACCATCGGCTACGACTACTCCCTCATCGTCGCCTCCGAATCCCTCAAACCCTGGTTCGCCAAAGGATTCAGCGTGTCCCACGAAGTCGCGGAAAAAGCCCGCAACTCCGTCATGATCGTGAAATAG